A window of the Thiomicrospira microaerophila genome harbors these coding sequences:
- a CDS encoding Maf family protein, with protein MTTNIPTIILASSSIYRQQLLTKLGLNFKSLAPNVDETKYPSETIEQMVMRLSLNKAKAVAKQQPDAIVIASDQTASLNEQAIGKAGNYQSAFNQLKNQSGQTIVFYTGLAVYNPADQTYLSAMDTTLVEFRQLSDTQIHNYLMAEQPYDCAGSFKSEGLGVCLFNRIQTQDPNALIGLPLIMLTQLLDQIGISLPIAKLATRQDDQN; from the coding sequence ATGACAACAAATATACCAACCATTATTCTTGCCTCCAGTTCAATCTATCGACAACAACTTTTAACAAAATTAGGTTTAAACTTCAAATCCTTAGCACCGAACGTCGATGAAACGAAATACCCTAGCGAAACCATTGAGCAGATGGTCATGCGGCTCTCACTTAACAAGGCTAAAGCCGTCGCTAAGCAACAACCCGACGCCATCGTTATTGCATCTGACCAGACCGCTAGCCTAAACGAACAAGCCATTGGCAAAGCAGGCAATTATCAATCTGCGTTTAATCAACTCAAAAACCAGTCAGGCCAAACCATTGTTTTTTATACCGGACTGGCTGTCTACAACCCTGCGGATCAAACATATCTATCAGCAATGGATACCACTCTGGTTGAATTTCGCCAGCTCAGTGATACACAAATTCACAACTATCTAATGGCCGAGCAACCCTATGACTGCGCAGGAAGTTTCAAGTCAGAGGGTTTAGGGGTTTGTTTATTTAACCGCATTCAAACTCAAGACCCAAACGCTTTGATCGGCCTACCACTTATTATGCTTACTCAGCTTTTGGATCAAATAGGTATTAGCTTGCCAATAGCCAAGCTTGCAACTCGGCAAGATGATCAAAACTAA
- a CDS encoding YceD family protein — MFEKIPDLIDPVQCAEHNRRFKGAVKQSDLKRLHNQLVRSDGLIEVDIVFRRHPKLKSPMFILKVWTLLCLECQRSLEPFMYEVGTETSGVFVQSLALAEDLSEDVEVYELPDGKISTYELIEEEVLLAIPMVPKQDEESIAWRPGLASEEPEALQEEKPNPFAMLQQLRT, encoded by the coding sequence ATGTTTGAAAAAATTCCAGATTTAATTGATCCTGTTCAGTGTGCTGAACATAATAGGCGCTTTAAAGGGGCTGTCAAGCAGTCTGATCTAAAACGATTGCATAATCAATTAGTCAGGTCAGATGGCTTAATCGAAGTTGATATCGTGTTTAGGCGACATCCTAAGCTAAAGTCACCTATGTTTATACTGAAGGTGTGGACATTGCTTTGTCTTGAGTGTCAGCGTAGCCTTGAGCCATTTATGTATGAAGTGGGTACGGAAACCTCAGGCGTTTTTGTGCAAAGCTTAGCTTTAGCAGAGGACTTGTCTGAAGATGTTGAGGTTTATGAATTACCTGATGGCAAGATTTCAACCTATGAATTGATTGAGGAAGAGGTTTTGCTTGCCATTCCTATGGTGCCTAAACAGGATGAAGAATCGATAGCATGGCGACCAGGTTTGGCTTCTGAAGAGCCTGAAGCCCTTCAGGAAGAAAAGCCTAACCCGTTTGCAATGCTACAACAATTGAGAACTTAA
- the rpmF gene encoding 50S ribosomal protein L32, translating to MAVQQNKKSPSKRGMRRSHDGLTAAAITVDVTTGELHRRHHVTADGYYKGKKVVQDKA from the coding sequence ATGGCTGTTCAACAGAACAAAAAATCACCCTCAAAGCGTGGAATGCGTCGTTCACATGACGGTTTAACTGCAGCGGCTATCACCGTTGACGTTACAACTGGCGAGCTTCACCGTCGTCACCACGTTACGGCAGACGGTTATTACAAAGGCAAAAAAGTCGTTCAAGACAAGGCATAA
- the plsX gene encoding phosphate acyltransferase PlsX: MKITLSIDAMGGDHGVKVTVPAVVEALNTFEDMHIILVGDETLLQQAISEAKFTSDRLSIHHADQVVEMDELPSNALRNKKQSSMRLALNLVKQNEAQACVSAGNTGALMATAKFVLKTLPGIYRPAICTSMPTTQGHVYMLDLGANVGADGESLAQFAIMGSILASSLDNNPNPTVGLLNIGEEEMKGHDRIKLAQQILRHTSINYKGYVEGDDIYQGKVDVVACDGFDGNIALKASEGVAKMISFYLKQAFTRNLFTKLIGLMAMPVLKSFKEKVDPRRYNGASFLGLQKIVIKSHGGADSFAFFHAIKQARLAVINNVPERIESKVSELLESQYEPKLKEERV; encoded by the coding sequence TTGAAAATTACACTGTCTATCGATGCAATGGGCGGTGACCATGGTGTTAAGGTCACTGTTCCAGCAGTGGTTGAAGCACTCAACACCTTTGAAGATATGCATATCATCCTTGTTGGAGATGAAACTCTTCTCCAACAAGCTATCAGCGAAGCCAAGTTTACTTCTGACCGGTTATCCATTCACCATGCTGATCAGGTTGTGGAAATGGATGAGTTACCCTCCAATGCCCTGCGAAACAAAAAGCAATCATCAATGAGATTGGCTTTAAATCTTGTCAAGCAAAATGAAGCTCAGGCTTGTGTCAGTGCGGGTAATACGGGTGCTTTAATGGCCACGGCTAAATTTGTATTAAAAACCCTTCCAGGTATTTATCGTCCTGCTATTTGTACATCTATGCCAACTACTCAAGGCCATGTTTATATGCTTGACTTGGGTGCAAATGTCGGTGCTGATGGTGAAAGCCTTGCTCAGTTCGCCATTATGGGCTCAATATTGGCCAGTTCACTCGATAATAATCCAAATCCAACCGTGGGTTTGTTGAATATCGGTGAGGAGGAAATGAAGGGGCATGATCGAATTAAATTGGCTCAGCAAATTCTTCGCCACACTTCAATTAACTACAAGGGTTATGTTGAAGGTGATGATATTTACCAAGGTAAAGTAGATGTTGTGGCTTGTGACGGCTTTGATGGCAACATTGCACTCAAGGCGTCTGAAGGTGTAGCAAAAATGATTTCGTTTTACCTTAAACAGGCTTTTACGCGAAATCTTTTTACTAAGCTGATAGGTTTGATGGCGATGCCGGTACTAAAATCTTTTAAAGAAAAGGTTGATCCACGTCGTTATAATGGGGCTTCGTTCCTAGGTCTACAAAAAATTGTGATTAAGAGTCACGGTGGTGCAGATAGTTTTGCTTTTTTTCATGCCATCAAACAAGCGCGTCTAGCGGTGATTAATAATGTCCCGGAGCGTATAGAGTCTAAGGTGTCTGAATTGCTTGAATCGCAATACGAGCCCAAGTTGAAAGAAGAACGGGTCTAA
- a CDS encoding beta-ketoacyl-ACP synthase III: MSEKIYSRIIGTGRYLPEKILTNQDLESMVETSDQWIRERTGIEQRHIAAEGQTTCDLAEKAARNAIEMAGVDVQTIDMIVFATTTPDKVFPSTACLLQQRLGIRGCPAFDIQAVCTGFVYAVSVADQFIKTGMAKRVLVVGAETLSRITNWQDRSTCILFGDGAGAVIFEASSETGILSTHIHADGQYEELLHVPSGPSKLPLTDDIAERTMSMKGNEVFKVAVNTLSRIANETLSANNMTKEQVDWLVPHQANLRIISATAKKLGLTDDQVVVTVNKHANTSSASVPMALDEAVRDGRIQRGQIVLMEAFGGGFTWGSALIKY, from the coding sequence ATGTCTGAAAAAATATATAGTCGAATTATCGGTACAGGGCGCTACCTGCCTGAAAAAATACTCACAAATCAAGATTTAGAATCTATGGTTGAAACCAGTGATCAGTGGATTCGTGAGCGGACGGGTATCGAGCAGCGCCATATTGCTGCTGAAGGTCAAACTACCTGTGATTTGGCTGAGAAAGCAGCAAGAAATGCGATTGAGATGGCGGGTGTTGATGTGCAAACAATCGATATGATTGTTTTTGCAACCACTACTCCTGACAAGGTTTTTCCAAGTACAGCCTGTTTATTGCAGCAAAGATTGGGTATTCGTGGCTGTCCCGCATTTGACATTCAAGCGGTGTGTACTGGTTTTGTGTATGCAGTGAGTGTGGCGGACCAATTTATTAAAACGGGTATGGCAAAGCGTGTCTTGGTTGTCGGCGCGGAAACCTTATCACGGATTACCAACTGGCAAGACCGTAGCACCTGTATTTTGTTTGGCGATGGGGCGGGTGCGGTGATATTTGAAGCTTCATCGGAAACCGGTATCCTTTCTACCCATATTCATGCTGATGGCCAATATGAAGAGTTATTGCATGTGCCCTCTGGGCCTTCAAAGTTGCCGCTTACCGACGACATTGCTGAAAGAACCATGTCTATGAAGGGCAACGAGGTATTTAAAGTTGCGGTGAATACCTTGAGCCGCATTGCGAATGAAACTTTGTCTGCGAATAATATGACCAAAGAACAAGTGGATTGGTTGGTACCTCATCAGGCTAATTTACGCATTATTAGTGCAACTGCAAAGAAGTTAGGTTTAACTGATGATCAGGTTGTGGTGACGGTTAATAAGCATGCGAACACTTCAAGTGCATCTGTTCCAATGGCGCTGGATGAAGCAGTGCGTGACGGTAGAATTCAACGTGGGCAGATAGTGTTGATGGAGGCCTTTGGCGGCGGCTTCACTTGGGGTTCAGCCTTAATCAAATACTAA
- the fabD gene encoding ACP S-malonyltransferase yields MKTAFIFPGQGSQSVGMLSDLAQSYGVVNEVFSEASSVLDYDLWQIVQQGPESQLNQTFVTQPAMLAAGIAVFRTLQQVQPDLKPSFLAGHSLGEYTALVASGVMSLSQGIELVAERGRLMQQAVPAGEGAMAAVLGLEDQQVIELCELAAQDQVVEAVNFNSPGQVVIAGNQAAVGRAMQLAEEKGAKKVVPLAVSVPSHCALMKPAADLLASKLAGMTFSQPQVAVLHNVAVQVYDDAESIKAALVEQLYRPVQWVKTIEYMKATGVEKLLELGPGKVLAGLNRRIDRRMAIDSIFDTATLSNLIKED; encoded by the coding sequence ATGAAAACGGCATTTATTTTTCCTGGGCAAGGTTCTCAATCAGTTGGCATGCTATCTGATCTTGCGCAATCCTATGGTGTTGTAAATGAAGTCTTTTCTGAGGCATCTTCGGTGCTTGACTATGATTTATGGCAAATTGTTCAGCAAGGCCCGGAGTCCCAGCTTAACCAAACCTTTGTTACACAACCTGCGATGCTGGCTGCTGGCATTGCTGTTTTTAGAACACTTCAGCAGGTTCAACCAGATTTAAAGCCTAGCTTTTTAGCGGGTCATTCGTTAGGTGAATATACTGCATTGGTTGCGTCTGGCGTGATGTCACTTTCACAAGGTATCGAATTGGTAGCCGAGCGAGGTCGTTTAATGCAACAGGCCGTTCCTGCAGGCGAAGGTGCGATGGCAGCTGTTCTTGGTCTTGAAGATCAGCAGGTGATTGAGCTCTGTGAATTAGCGGCACAAGATCAAGTGGTGGAGGCGGTAAACTTTAACTCACCCGGTCAAGTCGTCATCGCAGGAAATCAAGCAGCTGTAGGACGTGCAATGCAACTTGCCGAAGAGAAAGGCGCTAAAAAGGTTGTGCCTTTGGCTGTGAGTGTTCCTTCGCATTGTGCTTTGATGAAGCCGGCAGCAGATTTGCTAGCCTCTAAGCTTGCCGGTATGACGTTCTCACAACCACAGGTTGCTGTTCTGCATAATGTGGCGGTGCAGGTTTATGATGATGCCGAGAGTATAAAGGCCGCCTTGGTTGAGCAGCTTTATCGTCCTGTTCAGTGGGTTAAAACCATAGAGTATATGAAAGCTACTGGCGTTGAAAAACTGTTAGAATTAGGGCCGGGTAAGGTTTTGGCAGGGCTAAATCGTAGGATAGATCGTCGGATGGCGATTGACTCTATTTTTGACACGGCGACCTTAAGCAATCTTATTAAAGAGGACTAG
- the fabG gene encoding 3-oxoacyl-ACP reductase FabG — protein MLTGKIALVTGASRGIGKAIALDLIANGATVIGTATSETGVLAITDYIVAAGGQGKGLALNVTEPQQIADLMEQLTAEFGTPTILVNNAGITRDNLLMRMKDDEWDDIIQTNLNSVYRMSKACLRGMMKAKQGRIINIASVVGVMGNAGQTNYAAAKAGIIGFAKSLAREVGSRGITVNTVAPGFIDTDMTRNLPEEQRAALTQQIPLARLGQPEDIAKAVTFLASDGGAYITGQTINVNGGMVMV, from the coding sequence ATGTTAACAGGTAAAATTGCATTAGTAACTGGCGCAAGCAGAGGAATTGGTAAGGCAATTGCGCTTGATTTGATTGCCAATGGTGCGACGGTGATAGGGACAGCAACCTCTGAAACTGGTGTCTTAGCAATTACGGATTACATTGTAGCTGCAGGCGGACAGGGTAAAGGATTGGCTTTGAATGTCACGGAGCCGCAACAAATTGCTGATTTAATGGAGCAATTAACTGCTGAGTTCGGTACGCCAACGATATTGGTCAATAATGCCGGTATCACCCGTGATAACTTGCTGATGCGTATGAAGGATGATGAATGGGATGACATTATCCAAACCAATTTGAATTCAGTATATCGTATGTCAAAAGCCTGTTTACGTGGCATGATGAAGGCTAAGCAAGGACGAATTATTAATATTGCATCTGTAGTTGGTGTGATGGGTAATGCGGGCCAAACTAATTACGCGGCCGCTAAAGCAGGAATTATTGGCTTTGCAAAGTCGCTTGCGCGTGAAGTGGGCTCTCGTGGTATTACCGTCAACACCGTTGCCCCTGGATTTATCGATACTGATATGACGCGTAACCTGCCTGAAGAGCAACGCGCTGCTTTGACGCAGCAAATTCCGCTAGCTCGTTTAGGTCAGCCTGAAGATATTGCTAAAGCAGTTACTTTTTTGGCCTCAGACGGAGGCGCCTACATTACAGGTCAAACGATTAATGTTAATGGTGGTATGGTCATGGTATAA
- the acpP gene encoding acyl carrier protein: MSSIEDRVKKIVVEQLGVEEAQVTPDASFIDDLGADSLDTVELVMALEEEFDCEIPDEEAEKISTLAQAVSYINANLE; encoded by the coding sequence ATGAGCAGTATTGAAGATCGCGTTAAGAAAATCGTTGTTGAGCAATTAGGCGTTGAAGAAGCACAGGTTACACCTGATGCGTCTTTTATTGACGATTTAGGTGCCGATTCTCTTGACACCGTAGAATTGGTAATGGCATTGGAAGAAGAGTTTGATTGTGAAATCCCAGACGAAGAAGCTGAAAAAATTTCAACTTTAGCGCAAGCGGTTTCATATATCAATGCAAACTTGGAATAA
- the fabF gene encoding beta-ketoacyl-ACP synthase II: MSKRRVVITGMGLLTPVGLNVAQTWQNIKAGKSGIAPITKFDTDKFSVKFAGMMPEFDVTNYITPKEAKKMDPFIHYGIAVGIQAFEDSGLEVTEQNATRIGVSIGSGIGGIGTIEAQHGVYQSSGPRKVSPFFVPSAIINMISGHVSIKYGLKGPNLALVTACATGTHSIGDAARLIEYGDADVMIAGGAEYATTELGLAGFAAARALSTRNDNPQAASRPWDADRDGFVLADGAGAVVLEEYEHAKARGAKIYGEVLGFGMSGDAYHMTLPAEGGAGAARCMTLALHNAKLDKNQIGYINAHGTSTPAGDVCENAAVKSVFGDHAYKLAMSSTKSMIGHALGAAGAIEAILTTLALQDQVLPPTINLDNPAEGCDLDYVAHQARDAQFDYALSNSFGFGGTNASLVLGRVK; the protein is encoded by the coding sequence TTGTCTAAGCGTCGTGTTGTCATTACTGGTATGGGTTTATTGACCCCCGTCGGTTTAAATGTTGCCCAAACTTGGCAGAATATCAAAGCAGGCAAAAGTGGTATTGCACCGATCACCAAGTTTGATACTGATAAATTTTCAGTCAAATTTGCAGGAATGATGCCAGAATTTGATGTGACGAATTACATTACACCTAAAGAAGCCAAAAAAATGGATCCATTTATTCATTATGGCATCGCTGTAGGTATCCAAGCGTTCGAAGATTCAGGTTTAGAAGTTACTGAGCAGAATGCAACGCGAATTGGCGTGTCGATTGGATCTGGGATTGGCGGTATCGGTACCATTGAAGCACAACACGGTGTCTATCAATCTTCAGGGCCTCGAAAAGTGTCTCCGTTTTTTGTTCCCAGTGCGATTATTAATATGATTTCGGGGCATGTATCTATTAAGTATGGACTTAAAGGCCCAAACCTTGCGCTTGTGACGGCCTGTGCAACTGGAACCCATAGCATTGGTGATGCAGCAAGATTAATTGAGTATGGTGATGCGGATGTGATGATTGCCGGCGGTGCCGAGTATGCGACGACGGAGCTTGGTTTAGCAGGTTTTGCAGCAGCACGTGCCTTGTCAACACGCAATGATAATCCTCAAGCTGCAAGTCGACCTTGGGACGCGGATCGCGATGGATTTGTTTTGGCTGATGGCGCGGGCGCAGTCGTATTGGAAGAGTATGAACATGCCAAAGCACGCGGAGCTAAAATCTATGGTGAGGTTTTGGGTTTTGGGATGAGTGGTGATGCTTATCATATGACTTTGCCTGCAGAAGGTGGAGCGGGAGCGGCACGTTGCATGACGCTGGCATTGCATAATGCTAAGCTAGATAAAAATCAAATTGGTTATATTAACGCACACGGTACCTCAACCCCTGCAGGTGATGTGTGTGAAAATGCCGCAGTAAAGTCTGTTTTTGGTGACCATGCTTACAAGCTGGCCATGAGTTCAACCAAATCGATGATCGGTCATGCTCTGGGTGCAGCGGGGGCAATTGAGGCTATACTGACCACCTTGGCATTACAGGACCAGGTTTTACCCCCTACAATTAACCTAGATAATCCGGCCGAAGGTTGTGATTTGGACTATGTCGCTCATCAAGCGCGTGATGCACAATTTGATTATGCCTTATCTAATTCGTTTGGCTTTGGCGGCACGAATGCAAGCCTAGTTCTTGGTCGAGTTAAGTAG
- a CDS encoding aminodeoxychorismate synthase component I: MKSFSCAGLAVACQPMQQVDLSLLAEKFPERYPHLLQSVAQGQLGRFDILFAFPQSSYQLDNLADAADFIAQFQAEIESNQACLTEPCHLPFYGGWFVYFGYEYAGVIEPSLKLSTSRLPLAVLQRFPAAIIIDHQQQAVFFVAESSFSDCVARMQEDYANAVGQQIENNALVIRHINEEAPGRYIDGVKRIKDYILAGDVFQVNLSRLWQLEFDRVYDPASLSAQIYRQLRQHNPAPFAGLIQLEDASIISSSPERLVRYTSPWVDTRPIAGTRKRSEQHAEDMALIQELIAHPKERAEHIMLIDLERNDLGRICQPGSVEVNELMVVESYQHVHHIVSNVRGRLVEGKTPLDIIHALFPGGTITGCPKIRCMEIIAELESGPREAYTGSVGYINRDGSMDTNILIRSFIQQGDQVSFRAGAGIVADSDPNFELEETRHKAKGLLNALGLK; encoded by the coding sequence ATGAAGTCATTTTCTTGTGCAGGGTTAGCGGTTGCTTGCCAGCCCATGCAGCAGGTTGATTTGTCCCTGTTAGCGGAAAAATTTCCTGAACGTTACCCGCACTTATTGCAGAGTGTCGCGCAGGGCCAGCTCGGGCGTTTTGACATCCTCTTTGCTTTCCCTCAATCCAGCTATCAATTAGATAATTTAGCCGATGCAGCTGATTTTATTGCTCAATTTCAAGCTGAAATTGAATCTAACCAGGCCTGCTTAACTGAGCCGTGTCATTTACCCTTCTATGGAGGTTGGTTTGTTTATTTTGGCTATGAATATGCTGGAGTGATTGAACCTTCATTAAAACTCTCGACGAGCCGGTTGCCTTTAGCCGTGTTGCAGCGTTTTCCGGCTGCAATCATTATTGATCATCAACAACAAGCTGTGTTTTTTGTCGCCGAGTCATCCTTTTCCGATTGTGTGGCTAGAATGCAGGAGGATTATGCTAATGCGGTGGGGCAGCAGATTGAAAATAACGCTTTAGTCATCAGGCATATCAATGAAGAAGCGCCTGGGCGTTATATTGATGGAGTCAAGCGGATTAAGGACTATATTCTTGCCGGTGATGTATTTCAAGTTAACCTTTCCCGTTTGTGGCAACTTGAGTTTGACAGGGTTTATGATCCGGCAAGCCTGTCAGCGCAAATTTATCGTCAGTTGCGTCAGCATAACCCCGCACCCTTTGCAGGCCTTATTCAACTAGAAGATGCGAGTATTATCAGCTCTTCTCCTGAACGGTTGGTACGCTATACTTCGCCTTGGGTGGATACTCGTCCGATTGCCGGCACACGTAAACGCAGTGAACAACATGCAGAAGATATGGCACTGATTCAAGAATTAATCGCGCATCCTAAAGAGCGCGCCGAACATATTATGTTGATTGATCTTGAGCGTAATGACTTAGGTCGGATTTGTCAGCCTGGTTCTGTTGAGGTTAATGAGCTGATGGTGGTAGAAAGCTATCAACATGTTCATCATATTGTTTCCAATGTCCGAGGGCGCTTGGTAGAGGGTAAAACACCCTTGGACATTATCCATGCTTTATTCCCTGGCGGTACGATAACCGGTTGTCCTAAAATTCGTTGCATGGAAATTATTGCAGAATTAGAAAGTGGTCCAAGAGAAGCCTATACGGGTTCGGTGGGTTATATAAACCGGGATGGTTCAATGGATACCAATATTTTGATTCGTAGTTTTATTCAGCAGGGTGATCAAGTTAGTTTTCGTGCAGGTGCGGGCATTGTTGCGGATTCAGATCCGAACTTTGAATTAGAGGAAACTCGGCACAAGGCAAAAGGCTTGTTAAATGCATTGGGGCTAAAATAG
- the pabC gene encoding aminodeoxychorismate lyase, protein MNSVEHQAWLNGALCDSRLIHDRGLMYGDGFFTTLLCNQQQPLNWSAHWQRLETSAQRLGFPKLDQADIEQQLSKVTSNLKDFSIIKLVITRGAGPGYAAPLGLGYQDLTRIISVSPVPLALQASIRASLSGQPSLEGLRIVPCRTPISINERLAGIKHLNRLDQVLARSELPDLGADEGLMLDSQGQVICGTQSNLVLMQGQDLISPFLDQSGVYGTCLKSLPSALEQAGLNYRWHFRAIKLVDLFQADAVFMCNAVRGIQPVASLLDKNYDLKYVLPIYQAWWRFLLAAYNEPIKA, encoded by the coding sequence ATGAATAGCGTCGAACACCAGGCCTGGTTGAATGGAGCATTATGCGATTCTAGGTTAATCCATGATCGGGGGCTAATGTATGGTGATGGTTTTTTTACCACGTTGCTTTGTAATCAGCAACAACCGTTGAATTGGTCGGCACATTGGCAGCGATTAGAAACTAGCGCGCAACGACTAGGGTTCCCTAAATTAGATCAGGCCGATATTGAACAACAACTGTCTAAGGTTACTTCCAATCTAAAAGATTTTTCCATTATCAAACTGGTAATTACGCGAGGTGCTGGTCCAGGCTATGCTGCTCCTTTGGGTTTGGGCTATCAGGATTTAACTCGAATCATCAGTGTATCGCCAGTCCCGCTAGCGCTGCAAGCAAGTATCAGGGCATCGCTTAGCGGTCAGCCCAGTTTGGAGGGTTTGCGAATTGTTCCATGTCGGACACCGATTAGCATTAACGAGAGATTAGCGGGAATTAAACATCTTAATCGTTTAGATCAGGTTTTAGCAAGGTCAGAGCTACCAGATCTCGGTGCTGATGAAGGACTGATGCTGGATTCTCAAGGTCAAGTGATTTGCGGCACTCAGAGTAATTTGGTATTGATGCAAGGTCAGGACTTGATCAGTCCTTTTTTAGACCAGTCTGGTGTCTATGGAACCTGCTTGAAAAGTTTGCCAAGCGCACTCGAACAGGCCGGATTGAATTATCGCTGGCATTTCCGCGCTATCAAACTTGTTGATTTATTTCAAGCTGATGCGGTTTTTATGTGTAATGCCGTGCGAGGTATTCAACCTGTAGCAAGCTTGTTAGATAAAAACTACGATCTAAAATACGTGTTGCCGATCTATCAGGCCTGGTGGCGTTTTTTGCTGGCAGCTTATAATGAGCCAATAAAGGCTTAG
- the dnaX gene encoding DNA polymerase III subunit gamma/tau has translation MSYTVLARKWRPKNFSELVGQTHVMQALSNALDSQRLHHAYLFTGTRGVGKTTIARIFSKALNCEQGVSSTPCGVCSVCQSINEGRFVDLIEIDAASRTKVEDTREILDNVQYAPSQGRYKVYLIDEVHMLSKSSFNALLKTLEEPPEHVKFLLATTDPHKLPITVLSRCLQFNLLRLTSVQIQQHLAMILQQEGIKFESAALAVIAKSADGSARDALSLLDQAIAYCGGELKYEAVEAMLGLVDQAIMLALLVALSEKSADQIKQVLKTLSSMGADYSALLNQLLEALHQISQQQILGEILDETALNQEVLVDLAQRLTPDQVQLYYQIALLARQDITLAPDIRIGFEMMLLRMLAFNPISTPGINQAVATEPEPESSTPAKPIATLLQQAQNKTAHSMKSAVSAEPSEGGSSQNTLNQVKVDQADTQENGVVDLSFFPDLKARLDEAKPAQASDIDERLIPSSELEIHAFESPVQPERPLEMASIPAAPPQAVMPELPVILDQPQPIEVWAELIESVHPEGMALELARRCILMNYNNQAWWLSVAPQYLTAKSEVAQTRLLEAAQDQFGSEFKIHYVDYSGDYYTLDDLQKDQQAQHQQNAVSAIKQDTNTQLIQSILGMQLLEKTIQPI, from the coding sequence GTGAGTTATACCGTTCTGGCCAGAAAGTGGCGTCCGAAAAATTTTAGTGAATTGGTGGGGCAAACCCATGTCATGCAAGCGCTTTCTAATGCACTTGACTCGCAACGTTTACACCATGCCTATTTATTTACCGGAACACGAGGCGTAGGGAAAACCACGATTGCACGCATTTTTTCCAAAGCACTCAATTGTGAGCAGGGCGTGAGTTCAACGCCCTGTGGGGTGTGTTCTGTGTGTCAGTCGATTAATGAAGGACGGTTTGTTGATTTAATTGAGATTGATGCAGCATCAAGAACCAAGGTAGAGGATACGCGCGAAATTCTTGATAATGTACAATATGCGCCTAGCCAAGGCCGTTATAAGGTTTATTTGATTGACGAAGTGCATATGTTGTCCAAAAGCAGCTTTAATGCATTGCTTAAAACCCTTGAAGAGCCGCCCGAACATGTTAAGTTTTTACTCGCCACAACCGATCCTCACAAGTTGCCGATAACTGTTCTGTCTCGTTGTTTGCAATTTAATCTTCTACGTTTAACCAGTGTTCAAATTCAACAGCATTTGGCGATGATTTTGCAACAGGAAGGCATTAAGTTTGAGTCAGCTGCCTTAGCTGTGATTGCAAAAAGTGCCGATGGCTCGGCACGCGATGCGTTAAGCTTGTTAGACCAAGCGATTGCCTATTGCGGCGGAGAGCTGAAATATGAAGCAGTTGAAGCGATGCTTGGTTTGGTAGATCAAGCTATTATGCTTGCTCTGTTAGTTGCTTTGTCGGAAAAGTCAGCAGATCAAATTAAGCAGGTATTAAAGACACTTTCGAGTATGGGAGCTGATTACAGTGCATTATTGAATCAGTTACTTGAAGCCCTGCACCAAATCAGTCAGCAGCAAATATTGGGTGAGATACTTGATGAAACGGCGCTTAACCAAGAGGTGTTAGTCGATTTAGCCCAACGCCTAACACCTGACCAAGTTCAATTATATTATCAAATAGCATTGTTGGCGCGTCAAGATATAACACTGGCACCTGATATTCGTATCGGTTTTGAAATGATGCTATTGCGCATGCTGGCATTTAATCCTATTTCAACACCTGGCATTAACCAGGCTGTGGCTACCGAGCCTGAACCTGAGTCTTCAACGCCAGCCAAACCAATCGCAACTTTGCTGCAACAGGCACAAAATAAGACTGCTCACTCAATGAAATCAGCGGTCAGTGCGGAGCCATCAGAAGGGGGGAGCAGTCAAAATACCCTCAACCAAGTAAAAGTAGATCAGGCAGACACTCAAGAGAATGGGGTTGTGGATTTGAGTTTTTTTCCTGATCTAAAGGCACGGTTAGATGAGGCAAAGCCTGCTCAAGCGAGTGATATTGATGAGCGCTTAATTCCAAGCTCTGAGCTTGAAATTCATGCATTCGAATCCCCAGTCCAGCCTGAACGGCCGCTTGAAATGGCATCGATTCCGGCAGCACCGCCCCAAGCGGTTATGCCTGAGTTGCCAGTAATCCTCGATCAACCCCAACCTATTGAGGTTTGGGCTGAATTAATTGAATCCGTTCATCCTGAGGGCATGGCATTGGAATTAGCCCGACGCTGTATTTTAATGAATTATAATAACCAGGCCTGGTGGTTAAGTGTCGCACCTCAATACCTAACCGCTAAAAGTGAGGTGGCGCAGACACGTTTGCTTGAAGCCGCTCAAGATCAGTTTGGCAGTGAATTTAAGATTCATTATGTTGATTATTCGGGTGATTACTATACCTTGGATGATTTACAAAAAGACCAGCAGGCTCAGCACCAGCAGAATGCGGTGTCGGCGATAAAGCAAGATACTAATACCCAGCTCATTCAAAGTATTTTGGGGATGCAGCTGCTAGAAAAAACAATTCAACCTATTTAA